One Hoplias malabaricus isolate fHopMal1 chromosome 12, fHopMal1.hap1, whole genome shotgun sequence genomic window, TATCATATTTGAGGCAACTTTGTCCTAAGAGAGCAAAAGCACCTGCCTAGCCCaggaaaacattaaacaaataagGATACAGATGCATGCATTTCAAGCTGTAGTGCAACATAAGCAAAAACTCAAACACTTTCATCCACAGACAAGAAAAACTTCAGAATCTGGATATTATTTGTAGAATTACAGCAGGAAGAAAActatttgaaaaacaaaatacattagTATAATTAGCCTAAATACATCCTCCTTATTTGCAAGAACACTATAAGAAGAGGGTTTAAACAGGAAGGGATCTAGCCAAGTGTTATGTTTTGCATTTTACAGGTGAAGCTCGGGTAGGtaagattttaaaatgtaatgagttATGatagctgtgttcaaatgaacaGGTCAAGCCTCTATAAACGCTATTAGTGGTCTTCAGCATATCTTAcaagtttttttgtgtgtgtttgttttatttttaagagagagtgagtgtgtgtttgtggaacaCACAATTAATTCAAAATACTAATGGGCTAAATCTGACCAACTGACCTTGGGCTTAAGCGTGTACAGACAGCTAAAATGAACACAGCACAGATGGTATCTATGGAGCAGGAGATGGTTGGGAAGAAATGTTAATTACTCCACTAAATGTACATGTTGGATCACATTGGAACAGAAATAGGCTATAAGCCACAGTTTAAGTTAAATGAGCCACAAACATCTCCCTGAGATACATCTTTCACCCTTCCCCATCTGTAATTTAGAGCTCATATGCTTACAGTTACATGGGTTTTGAAGTCAAACAAAAACGCTAAAGTGCATCTATTCACTTGGGTTTTTGAGTCATTTAGCCTCAGATATAACAGTAACAGCAGTTCCCAAGTGTTCCGCTTAAGTatggggtgggggaggggtgaGGATAAAATCTCACAACCACAAGGCAAGCCAAGCACCAATTACTGGAATGACTAGACAACTAGGTTTGAGAAAAGCCGGGTAAGCAGGATGCGAGGACTGACCAGGGAGGACCAAACTTATACCCTtcacattttaaacaaataaccACCACCAATACACCCCTTCTAGAATAGACCCATAAGTGTCACTCAGCCATCTCACACtgcaagagaaaaagaaacaattaacAGAGTCAACGCTCAAGCCATACACTCAAAACACACTACCAAAAGTCAAGGCACTTGAGAGTTTTGTTGCTGGTTTAAACATTGGTCCACAGTCTAAATTTCTATAAACAAAACAGTAACtgatagcaaaaaaaaaaaaaaaaaaaaagcaggcaaAGTTCAAAACGCTCTGACACAGGGGCGTGACCCCTGACATCAGCGGCTACTGTGacccactccctccctccagaGTCTGTGCGCGCAGCAGATAAGAGCTTGAGCATGACTCTCCAGGTTATCTATGCATGTGCAAGTGTGCTTTTATAAGCTGAACCAGCCACAGCTGTGTGTCCAGGGTGAGCAGAGAGAAGGGAAAGAAGAACCTTGCTACAGGGCATTGGGGCGGCAGTTAACATTACATAAAAGATatagaaggagaaaaaaataaaaataaaaaaataaggcaGCCAAAGGGATCTCCTCTACTTCTGTCACTGGGGTGACTAAGTGTAGGAATCAGCCTTTCTGTCATGCATCAAAAAAAATTAACTggcattattttaattatacaatatttaataaaaaaaaaagttacagttTAAAACACAGCTTGGCCATTTGATGTTAGTAATATGCCTGGGTGGGAACTCCAAAATGACAGgaataaatatcaaaatgaaGTGAAAAATGCTAGATCTGGAAAATAGTAAGAGCAGGAGAAATTAATTtcaacagtaataaaaaatccACACCGCAATATCTGTAAATAATGCCTAGTCTCTGCAATAACCAGACAAGTGTGCACACGAGGAACACGACACACGCACATGTAAGGTGTTCCCTATCGGGGCTGACGCAGACATATTCCTCTTGCATCTTGCTGGACAAATTTAGAGTGCTGTGACAGTGTGGAGTCTCGTTACACAGCAATGCAAAGCCTGCTAAGGATCGTGATAGACTCAAGAGGACTAGACACTCAATGCTTTATCCATTTAAGGAAAGGGACCAaattactcacacactcttgaTCTCACATAGCCTCCCACTTTCATTTGGATGTTAATGCCATGCACAAGTTACTTGTAAAAGGTCTAAACTTTCAGCAGACAGCTGATACCCTCAAATTTTATAATGTCCTTTTCAAAAATCACAGGAATATTGTACTAATACACCAAAATATTTATGCACCCACTCTGCAGAGGATGcaagacactgaaaaacacCACTATGAATGCTGTGTTAACTATTCCACTTTTCACATCTGCAACCATAAGAACAGAAGTGCATATCTTTTTTCATCCCTCTATTAATCATGATTAGCTGAGCAACAGGAAATTTAAAAATGCTTATTAGTAGCAGCTCACCAGTGGTTAATAAGGTTGAGGGTAGTAGAAGaggaaggggtggggggggataataataataataataataataataataataataattcagccCATCTAATAGCACATTGGAATTTGCTGTTTAAGCTTGTGCTCATGTTTTTATCCCCAAcaacattttgtattttttttctgcatttaacaatttttaggttttttttatgttcaCTTTACATTTTAATCACAAATATCACTCTCAAAATACTTTCCCCTTATGAAAGACTAaagatttaaataattttacatcCATGATAGGCAGGCATTAAGGCACAATAAGAATTTTCCAATCTGCAAAAATTGCATTACTCTGATCTGAGACACAAATAAAGGCAACAAATACTCATTTAAAGGAGTCAAAATATGTAATCCAATCACTAAAAATATCACTGAAGGTAAGAATCAAGTCCCCGACAAAGGGAAGAGGGGGAAAGgggggggaggaaaaaaaaaaagaaaaaaaaactttttttaaatatattttatgctcACATGGGGAATACTACTCATGACAAAATGGCCagcctttcctttttttttttaaattccccTCATAATTCATCTTTGACTGTCTTAGTTACATGGCAGCCATGTTGGAATAGACTGGTTGCAAGAGGCCACATAGTAGTTACTGAAGTTCAAGTCTCTGACATAAGGCGCTGGCTGATAGTAGCAGGTGACACTGGATGCATCTGGTATGGCATTTTGCTCTGCCAGTACCCGAAAAGCTGTGAGTGAGATGAGGTTAAGCGTCTGCCTCCTTTCGTGTCCCATGAGGCACACCGTGCTCTCATTCACGACCCGTCGCAGGATCATGAGGTAGTCGTACTTTCGCTTCTCTTCACCCACAAAGTGGCTCTGTAGGTAGGCCTCCAGTTTCCTCTGCTGTTCACCGATGTCAGGAAAATCAATGAAAAACCGAGAGCACATGTACCGCTCCAGAGCTTTGAACTCCTCCTCGTCTGTGGGCTTGAAGTCCCTCACCAGGAGGTTACAATATTTCAACAGCCCACCTCCACGGATCTCCTCTGGCCTTTTGGTGGCAATCAGCTTGTTCTTGAGGTGATCTAGAGCAACAGCAAAGTCACCATACATGCTCTCACCAACCACGGTGGGGTGGAAAAGCTGAGACATGGGGTTTTCTGAGAAGTCATAATATGACAGCAGAGAGTCCAGAATGATCTGGAAGGAGTCCACACTAAACTCGAACTGCCTGCGGATGGAATCCACAAACTTGAGCTCCACGTTGCGGCCGTTGTTGTTGGACAGAGAAATGAGGGACCAGCGGTCCTGCTCGGTGTAGACTTTGACCAGTTTCTGCACATAAGCCTCCTTCAGGGTCATGGGTGtgattttctctttgtttactcCCTCTGGTAGGAAGTCCAACAAAGTGCCCAACACCACGTCTTTGATGAGTTGAAACTGTGATTCTTGGGGGAGTTCAACCCTGAAGATGATGTCCAGATCTTTGTAGCTCCAACCAATGTCCTTCACAAGCACATGGCTGGCTGTGGAGCCGTTGAGGCGGATGTCTTTGACTTGAATGCCCCTCTGCTCTAGACGGTTTCGCACCATCTGCACAATATCCTTCAGCCGCACCTCCAAAGTGGGAAAGTTGCCACGACCATGGACCGGCACTGCTTCGGTCAGGACCTCATTCAAGCGGCTCACCTGTTCCCAGGTAAGAACGCTGTAAGACTCGCTCTCGCTGCTGGATGAGGCTTCAGCCATGTTTGCCTTCCGCTGAGGTTTCTTCAGACAAactgcaataaaaaataaaattaaattaaaaggagTACTATTAGGAGTTGTATTATTTTGGAATAAACTGAAGCATACAGAGGAGGAAAACTGAACGGGGACGGGGAAAGGGGCCCATCTAGCTGGAAAAATATGATATACAGATAAGTAAAACTACATATGCGATAACTAGGATAAAGCTcaaacaaaaaatgctttgtcaACATTTAGGGTCAGCCTGAAGCACACAAAGAAAGAACGGCGATAACAAGAAAGGAAAAGTCTCAAGCTCAATGGAAATAACGAGataattcaaacacacacttcaggATCAACCTGGAGAATAACGATAAACCGCAACTCACTTCTAGCTCTCAGGACTGCGTATAGCGGGAGTAAGGGACACCAAATTTAGACAAATTATGAGCGCCAAAGCAACCTGAACAACATGGTCAATCATATGATAAAACTGTTGCCTTTGGAGCAGACCGGCAGAGTCACTGAAAAGCAAAACACTCCCCGTTTCTAGAAAAGCACACACCAGCTTTCAGCAACAATCGAGAACTCACAGTCGCGCAGTTCAGAGAACAGCGCTCCCGTTAAAACAACAGCACAAAACAGACCAAGAACTACACTCCTCGGTAATAACGGTGTTTGGAAGTGGAGAGAAAGCGCGAGAACAAACGTAGTACGTTTAAAATTTACACCAGCTTAATGTGCGGTTCACCAACAGCACAAAACCACCCAGAATCAGACGGGCTTTAAAGAATCGACACGTGTTAGCCTTCACCAAACAGCTCTTCAGACTGGTTCAAAATCCTGACTCAAATATTCCCAGCTCTCCcgcacacactacacacaaccgaGCCCACAAAGTCGGAATAACTTTTCTCTGTAACTCCTTTAGGATCTTCAGCAAGgcaacaaacaatcaaacaaataaaaaaataataataataataaaaatcgaACACGTGGCTTAAACTGCTTCTTCTAAATTTCCGTCCGACCTTAAATATCGCGCCAGAGGGGaatgctccatttaaggtggaacgaaaaatTAAAACAAGACGTTAGCTTTGTATTCTCTTgttgaaaacatttaaaatagcgTCAAACCTTAGCCAAAGCAAAAGCACACATCGACCACGAAAAATACAAAACTTGTCAAACCTGCTGGGAAACGCCAGTCCACTGGATGTAACGTTAttcaacccagtaaacaagagcAGCGCAGGGATGTTAACTAAAACCGTGTCCACACCTCCATCAATTCTTCCATCCGTCTCAGTGCCCCTCTCGCCCTCTTTTCTGATCAAGACTCCGACTTCACTGAACTCAAACCGCTCCGCCTTCTTTTAAGCCGAAGAGCGCAGTGAGTAAAAATAAAACCCCACAGCACGCCGCACTACATCCTCCGCAGCCTGCGTTGTTTTCCCGCGACTTAAGAATGTGCGCAGAGTTTGTAATATGTGGTATTTGTGAAAGTTAATGATAATTGACgatagtttattattatttttttttaccacggACTGCTCAAAGTGGAGATCCTCGGTTTTCCGAAGATCGACAATTTTAAAAAGGGACACTGTTACACGCGTGGTATCAATGCGCTGAGCTAAGCTCTGATTTGCTGAGCCGGTTTTTGCGTTGCCCGGTAACCACAGCCGTAGATGGAACTTCTTTCAGAATgaagaatgaagaaaaaaactcCTCTGCTGCACTTTCTGGCTTCATTTTACTCCTGCAACTGCAGGAAATTCTCAGAGTGTACCCTTTCTGACACGTCCGCTCATAGTCCTTCTAATCTTCCTACTCCTCTACAGTGCACgtagtatttttacatgttttttaaacattctcctgccATTACAACTGTTGTATGGGAGTCATTTCCGCCACCTAATAAATACAGTATATAGCAATTTAGTAATAACGAGACAATGTCTTATAATGCTTTCCAATGCACATCACGTGGTAGATTTTTCTGGCCCTGAATTCATTCAACTGATTTAGTCAGCTTTGTGGAGGCTTTTATGTGGTGTGGGTAAGCATCACTTTAAAAGTATCTTTAGTGCTGCTACATTTGCTGGAGTACAAAGAAAACATGAGTAGTTTGTTAGTAGTTGGTGTCATTCTTAGTCTTGtacaagtgtttttttatttttattatttgtttttgcacaaatgtacaaaaataacacaatttaattgtttatatttaacatacataattaattattaaacagCTTTTAAACTGATGTAGGTTTGGCACTTTATTTGATTTCCATGGTGTGGACAAACCCTTTAGTCATGATGGAAACAGTAGTGATGTCACATCTCTGCCCACATGTGCTGCgtgaaaatatttcagtgtaacAGGGTCCAACTTCAGCTTCTGACCTTAGAGGGTCTTCATGTGTTGTTTCCTTTGGGAAACTTATGTCCACTTATAAGAAGATAATGACTGAGCTCATAATGAACAAAACTAGCCTGTTACCAGTTTTTACACAGTAGGGAAGATTAACTTCTGTGTGTATAAACATACATTTGTAGAAACATTCCCTTTAACAATTAATgaaattatacattcattcattcattatctgtaaccgcttatccagttcagggtcgcggtgggtccagagcctgcctggaatcattgggcgcaaggcgggaatacaccctggagggggcaccagtccttcacagggcaacacagacacacattcgctcacacacgcacacctatggacacttttgagtcgccaatccacctaccaacgtgtgtttttggactgggggaggaaaccggagcacctagaggaaacccacacagacacggggagaacacaccacactcctcacagacagtcacccggagcgggacttgatcccacaacctccaggtccctgcagctgtgtgactgcgacacctacctggtGCGCCAACGTGCCGCCCAAATCATACAttatattctttaatttttcaaaatatataatttttatttttcaacaaTGACTGCCAGTACTATATTTCACTGTTAggaatttatattatattatattatattatgaagGAATCTATAAacaaaaacttaaaataaaacaaaaatttaaaataatattgtgtcattttatttttaagatatgCATTTCCACATTCACCAGGGATGTAATTCCAAGGTACAGCATTTCTTCAGATGACCATTTCATAACTTAGGGCAGTCAGTTTGTCAGAATTTTTACACGATCCAAAACCTGTTGAGCTGTTAATCCATGTGACCTGTCCAAGCATATATTGTGCTTAGCCACAGTACATTcagaaaacacataaaaaaagagACCATGTACCATAAACAATGGATCTTACTTATATGTACATAGTGGGGCAAAACCAACGTAGTTGAGATGGGTTGTGAACAATGAAATCTGATTATTgcctgtaaatataaatgttcatGTGGTATCAAATGAGAGGTTTGAATGTCCCTCAAAGTCAtagtttttacattaaaattcttAGGTTTCCCCCTAATTTTTTTTCACATGTAGTTTGTCTCTCATTTGTGATGAGAGCATTCTCTCATTATTGCCTAgaaaacaacagagagaaaCTCTGAAGAAAATGTAGAGTGAAAGcaggaataaaaaataaataggaaTGCCCCTCAGTCTTTCAGAAGTGGAGGGCCGGCTGTGCTGAGTCAGACAGAAGCAGTTTTCTGATGTAGTCTACTCATGTTCTCCATACTGCTTCCTGTTCTAAAAGGGTAATCCCACGGTTACCCACACATACTTAGTTGCTCTGTCGTTAATTACACACTGTTCACCCTCGGTTTCCTTTACCTTCACCAGAAAGAAACTaaacatgattttttaaaaactatattaATGTTAGTGGTTGATGTGGAAACCGAAATAAAAGAGTGACTTTGATTTCATTCAGGACTTGTATTGACTTCTTCATCATGGGTTTCCATTCTCATTGTAAAAGTCATGTGGAAATCCCATTTTAATTAATCTGAACTCTGAGTAAAATGATAAGACATTTGTGGCCTTAAAGCCAAGAGATATCCATGTGCAGGGGAAACTGAAGATGCTGcccacagagagaatgagagagagaaacatttcTGAATCATTTCTTCTGAATTGTGCTGTATAATGTACCAGATAAAACTTGCTAAAATGACATAAACCCATATCATAACAGATTCCTGTCTGTCATCAGCAGATGTTGTTAGAGGCAACATTAATAAACCGTTATCATGAAAGGAAAAAAGTCATAAACACTGACCTTTTTCTTCCAATTATACTCTGTTACATAGGCAAACACTGATGACATCATCACATTGAGTCATCATGCAGGAAGTCCTTTGAAAGTCAAAACTCATAACAATTACATGGGTTCAGAAACACTCTTGTTCCAATTAAAGATGTTATGCTTCTAGCATACGAAATGACCCTAGAAGTGTGTAAAAAATAGCTAAGGCGTGAAAACTGTCTGCCATGTGAGAGACATCAGTGACCGTTGTCATATAGATCAAATGAACACTCATCTGTGTCCAAGCTTCAAACGCACAGTCAGTAATGCTCTGATCTCTTGATTAGGACAAACTCCTGTAACTCAAAGCATGACCAGACGAGGAACCATAAGCTTTAACAAGGCGTCTGGTTCACAGATGCACCACAACAGAACAAGTATTAGGAGGGACaggggaggaaaaaagaaacaaccaAACGATGGCTTGTCCAAAGGTGAAGATTTGAATTCTCAGGAGGAGCTGTGCCACCTGCTGCAGCTGGGCTAGAGGCCAAGTGGAAGTGAGTCACTGTCCATACTACGGATGGTTAACCAGCAACCattaacacattaaacacacactggaggagacatatgcacacacacaggccatTAACACATTAAACACTCCACTACTTTTGCAGATGTTCACGCaagtgtccccccccccccccacttctCTTTTCACCCTATGACTCACAGCAACATATTCATATGTCACCTCCTCTTCGTGACCTTCAGCAGAGGCTGGCTGATGAAGCTGGTCATTAGTGATCCTCACTGCAGAAACATCACAGCATCTTTGGCGAGGCTGCATGGAATCTGACTCTCTCGATTCTTTTTAATGGAGAATATCACCACTGCCTGATTACTGTGCGATACGCACATTCTTGGCCTTTTACTACATGGCACATAAGCATTAAAGACATTATGACACTTGGAGCCCTCTAGTATCATTTCTCACTGAGGACAAATCAGCCATGTCAACAGAGTCAATAGCATCTTAAGCAGTCTTAGCACAAAAACAGGATTAGCTAGAGggtacaaaaacaaatgtaataaagGCAGAAGcattaaaaagacatttaaaacGTTTGGATGGCTGAACAGTTTTGGTTACAGTCTTTCCACTTTAATCATTGAGGTTAGAAACAGGAATTATTCTAAGTGCTCAATCCAGGTCTATAATGTAACTGTAGTATACAGAAATAATCCTCCGCCTGTTCCATCTCATCAGAATGAATGAAGGCCAACAGGCAAACAAAACACTACACTAATTAACAAACTGTTACAAACATTCTTTGTGTGCCATTGTTCTAATGATTGCACTGACAGTTTAGTCTGAAACATTCATatatcatttattatctgtaaccacttatccagttcagggtcgtggtaggtccggagcctacctggaatcactgagcgcaaggcggtaatacaccctcgagggggtggcagtccttcacagggcaacacacacacacacatttgagaaGCCAATCAACTtaccaacacgtgtttttggaccaggggaagaaaactgaagcacctggaggaaacccacgcagacacagggaaaacacaccaaactcctcacagacagtcacccggagcaagacttgaacccacagagactgtgacactacctgctgcaccacctttattaattattattaactgCAAACAGCAATGATAGTCTTTTATCAACCATTTGTTTTTCCCTCAGTATTTGCCTGAGGACCACCAGAATGTCCTTTATAGCCCACTTCCTGTTGTCCATGGCCCAGTGGTTAAGAAATCCTGCTATACTTTATGTGCCATTTTTCCAGACTCAGATTAAAGTCTTGACTAAATGCAATATTTAATGTTGAAACACATTTGCAATTGCAGTTTAGCctataataatacataaataaaaaataaaacttaattcATCCTAATGAATACCCAACCTTTCTTTTAAAGCCAAGTTTATTCATAATGAAGTTTGCCCCTCTtctcactcatactcacctTGATCACTGATGAGTTAAGGCACTAATGTTAATGAGTTCTGCATCACAATCGCAACTCCAACACAGTTATCAAATTATACTCCATTACTTCACAGAACATAGTCCACTGCTTCATACCGACCTAGCTGACAACTGAGCTTGTGTATGTTCATCTTGGGCTCACATGTGTTTGTGGTCTAATGCTTCCTCGATCAGCAATTATATATAAGCTGTTGTGTGTGAAACCAAATTCAGCAATGAGAATACTATAAAGCAGCC contains:
- the tent5c gene encoding terminal nucleotidyltransferase 5C, giving the protein MAEASSSSESESYSVLTWEQVSRLNEVLTEAVPVHGRGNFPTLEVRLKDIVQMVRNRLEQRGIQVKDIRLNGSTASHVLVKDIGWSYKDLDIIFRVELPQESQFQLIKDVVLGTLLDFLPEGVNKEKITPMTLKEAYVQKLVKVYTEQDRWSLISLSNNNGRNVELKFVDSIRRQFEFSVDSFQIILDSLLSYYDFSENPMSQLFHPTVVGESMYGDFAVALDHLKNKLIATKRPEEIRGGGLLKYCNLLVRDFKPTDEEEFKALERYMCSRFFIDFPDIGEQQRKLEAYLQSHFVGEEKRKYDYLMILRRVVNESTVCLMGHERRQTLNLISLTAFRVLAEQNAIPDASSVTCYYQPAPYVRDLNFSNYYVASCNQSIPTWLPCN